DNA from Spartinivicinus poritis:
TTTTCAGTGTCCCAATTGTGGATACAATAAATGCTGTCAACTCACTACTAGAAAGCTTCAGCAGTGCCATAAATGTCACCAGCAAACATCTGTAACTGCAGGTACTATCTTTGAATCAACCAAATTACCATTAAAGACTTGGTTCCAAGGGATGTATTTGATCTCCCAAGA
Protein-coding regions in this window:
- a CDS encoding transposase, coding for MAINKVQFQKGLSLNEFLKQYGTEEQCFNTLYKLRWPEGFQCPNCGYNKCCQLTTRKLQQCHKCHQQTSVTAGTIFESTKLPLKTWFQGMYLISQ